From Pandoraea norimbergensis, the proteins below share one genomic window:
- a CDS encoding DNA-3-methyladenine glycosylase I: MERCPWSEGFEQYRQYHDEEWGVPLRDSRALFELLMLEGAQAGLSWSTILKKRDNYRKAFDGFDPVRIAAYGPQDEARLMADAGIVRNRLKVNGVIKGARAYLAMEAAGTRFSDFVWQFVGGEPLQNRWETLGEVPASTAVSDAMSKALKKAGFTFVGSTICYSFMQAAGMINDHLVACPRHKAVKALAKGASKSAKRA, from the coding sequence ATGGAACGATGTCCGTGGAGCGAGGGCTTCGAGCAGTACCGTCAGTATCACGATGAGGAGTGGGGCGTGCCGCTGCGCGACTCGCGTGCGTTGTTCGAGCTGTTGATGCTTGAAGGGGCGCAGGCGGGGTTGTCGTGGTCGACGATTCTCAAGAAGCGCGACAACTATCGCAAGGCATTCGACGGCTTCGATCCGGTGCGCATTGCCGCCTACGGTCCGCAGGACGAAGCGCGGCTGATGGCCGATGCGGGCATCGTACGCAACCGCCTGAAGGTGAACGGCGTGATCAAGGGTGCGCGGGCTTATTTGGCCATGGAGGCTGCCGGTACCCGATTCTCCGATTTCGTCTGGCAGTTCGTCGGCGGCGAGCCGTTGCAGAATCGTTGGGAGACGCTTGGCGAAGTGCCCGCGAGCACGGCAGTGTCCGACGCGATGAGCAAGGCGCTCAAGAAGGCGGGTTTCACCTTCGTCGGCTCGACCATCTGCTACTCGTTCATGCAGGCAGCCGGCATGATCAACGACCATTTGGTGGCATGCCCGCGTCACAAGGCCGTCAAGGCGTTGGCGAAGGGGGCGTCGAAGTCGGCAAAGCGCGCCTGA
- a CDS encoding SDR family NAD(P)-dependent oxidoreductase, with protein MEDLKGKFVLITGASTGIGAAAATAFAAQGANVAVHYNRSREKAEAVAEAVRAYGVKAMTVAADVADTGAIDAAVAHVLDGFGRIDVLINNAGSLVKRTPFTEVTDAFFEDVLNVNARSVVAFSRAVVPAMRKQGGGAIVNVTSIAARHGGGPGALIYAAAKGFVSTLTRGMAKELMPDRIRVNAVSPGVIMTPFHEQFSTEAQIEAFRQSIPMGRLGVPDECSGAFLYLASETLASYVTGQIIEVNGGQLML; from the coding sequence ATGGAAGACCTGAAAGGCAAATTCGTGCTGATCACGGGGGCGAGCACCGGCATTGGTGCCGCCGCCGCAACGGCGTTTGCGGCGCAAGGCGCCAATGTGGCCGTGCATTACAACCGTTCGCGGGAGAAGGCCGAGGCGGTGGCGGAGGCCGTGCGCGCCTATGGCGTTAAGGCCATGACCGTGGCCGCCGATGTGGCCGACACGGGGGCCATCGATGCCGCCGTGGCGCACGTGCTCGACGGCTTCGGGCGTATTGACGTGCTCATCAACAACGCGGGCAGTCTCGTCAAGCGCACGCCATTCACTGAAGTCACCGACGCGTTCTTCGAAGACGTGCTCAACGTCAACGCGCGCTCGGTCGTGGCGTTTTCACGTGCGGTGGTGCCGGCCATGCGCAAGCAGGGCGGCGGGGCCATCGTCAACGTGACGTCGATTGCGGCGCGCCATGGCGGCGGCCCAGGGGCGCTGATCTATGCGGCGGCGAAGGGGTTCGTGAGCACGCTCACGCGTGGCATGGCAAAGGAGTTGATGCCCGACCGTATTCGCGTGAACGCCGTCTCGCCGGGGGTGATCATGACGCCGTTCCACGAGCAGTTCAGCACCGAAGCGCAGATCGAGGCGTTCCGCCAGAGCATTCCGATGGGGCGTCTGGGTGTGCCGGACGAGTGCTCGGGCGCGTTCCTCTACCTCGCGTCGGAGACACTGGCGAGCTACGTCACGGGCCAGATCATCGAGGTGAATGGCGGACAGTTGATGTTGTGA
- a CDS encoding fumarylacetoacetate hydrolase family protein, with protein MKLLRYGPKGQEKPGLLDAAGKVRDLSNVLTDITAETLSPEGLAALRALDVDALPIVAAPGRLGVPFTGLGKFLAVGLNYSDHAAEAGLAAPSEPVLFTKWDNCLNGPNDPVVLPKDSVKGDWEVELGFVIGTTARYVPLEKALDYVAGYCIVNDVSEREYQIERGGTWDKGKGFDTFGPVGPWLVTTDEIRDPQQLGMWLDVNGVRRQTGHTSTMIFNVAFLVHYMSQFATLKPGDLITTGTPPGVGMGHKPPVYLKAGDVMRLGIEGLGEQEQHVHAYDTRWLD; from the coding sequence TTGAAATTGCTGCGTTACGGCCCCAAGGGCCAAGAAAAGCCGGGCCTGCTCGATGCGGCCGGCAAAGTGCGCGATCTGTCGAACGTGCTCACCGATATCACTGCCGAGACGCTGAGCCCGGAAGGGCTGGCGGCGCTGCGTGCGCTCGACGTCGATGCGCTGCCGATCGTGGCCGCGCCGGGGCGTCTGGGGGTGCCGTTCACGGGTCTCGGCAAGTTTCTTGCCGTGGGCCTCAACTACAGCGACCACGCGGCCGAAGCGGGGCTGGCGGCGCCGTCCGAGCCGGTGCTCTTCACCAAGTGGGACAACTGCCTGAACGGGCCGAACGACCCCGTGGTGCTACCGAAAGACTCGGTCAAGGGCGACTGGGAAGTCGAACTCGGCTTTGTGATCGGCACGACGGCGCGCTACGTACCGCTTGAGAAGGCGCTGGACTACGTGGCGGGCTACTGCATCGTGAACGACGTCTCCGAGCGCGAGTATCAGATCGAGCGCGGCGGTACGTGGGACAAGGGCAAGGGTTTCGACACCTTCGGCCCGGTCGGTCCGTGGCTGGTGACGACCGACGAGATTCGCGACCCGCAGCAACTCGGCATGTGGCTCGACGTGAATGGCGTGCGCCGTCAGACCGGTCACACGTCGACGATGATTTTCAATGTCGCGTTTCTCGTGCACTACATGAGCCAGTTCGCGACGCTCAAGCCGGGCGACCTGATTACCACCGGCACGCCGCCGGGCGTGGGCATGGGCCACAAGCCGCCGGTGTATCTGAAAGCGGGCGACGTGATGCGTCTGGGGATCGAAGGGCTGGGCGAGCAGGAGCAGCATGTTCATGCTTACGACACGCGCTGGCTCGACTGA
- a CDS encoding SDR family oxidoreductase, whose amino-acid sequence MAGRLAGKTALITAAAQGIGRASVEAYLREGARVIATDLNAEGLRELDDHPNLVRRPLDVTDTAAVAALAGEIGAIDVLFNCAGFVHHGSVLECDDAAWDFSFDLNVKSMYRTTRAFLPAMLAAGRGSIINMSSAASSVKGVANRCAYGATKAAVIGLTKSIAADYVAHGIRCNAICPGTVESPSLRQRIATQANAAGTDEAAVRAQFVARQPMGRVGSPDEIAALAVYLGSDDAAFTTGAIHVIDGGWSN is encoded by the coding sequence ATGGCAGGCCGACTGGCGGGTAAGACCGCCTTGATTACCGCCGCAGCGCAGGGCATCGGACGCGCCAGCGTCGAAGCGTACTTGCGCGAGGGCGCCCGCGTGATCGCGACCGATCTGAATGCGGAAGGACTGCGTGAGCTCGACGATCACCCGAACCTTGTACGTCGCCCGCTCGACGTGACCGATACCGCCGCCGTTGCGGCGCTGGCCGGCGAAATCGGCGCCATCGACGTGCTGTTCAACTGCGCGGGCTTCGTGCACCACGGCTCGGTTCTCGAGTGCGACGACGCGGCATGGGACTTCTCGTTCGACCTGAACGTGAAGAGCATGTACCGCACCACGCGGGCCTTTCTGCCGGCCATGCTGGCCGCCGGGCGCGGTTCGATCATCAACATGTCGTCGGCGGCGTCGAGCGTCAAGGGCGTCGCCAATCGCTGTGCGTACGGCGCGACCAAGGCGGCGGTGATCGGACTGACGAAGTCCATCGCGGCCGACTATGTGGCGCACGGCATTCGTTGCAACGCCATTTGTCCGGGCACGGTCGAGTCGCCGTCGCTGCGTCAGCGCATCGCGACGCAGGCCAATGCAGCGGGCACTGACGAAGCGGCGGTGCGCGCGCAGTTTGTGGCGCGTCAGCCGATGGGACGCGTTGGCTCGCCTGACGAAATTGCGGCGCTTGCCGTGTATCTGGGTTCCGACGATGCGGCCTTCACCACCGGGGCCATTCACGTGATCGACGGCGGCTGGTCGAACTGA
- a CDS encoding FadR/GntR family transcriptional regulator: protein MSFDPIVQVSVSEQVAQRLLTMIRTGLLKPGQQLPPERDLAAMLGVGRPAVREAIRGLALLGLLRIRQGEGTFVGTLQTRELLEPLEMVIELNAGTLEALFDARLVIEPGVAALAASQMSDAHLARLHALVEDEQSLLGNPETFSAADMAFHETIIDACDNPFLQSIANSLYLLGKKSRRVTSQVAGVLERSLQDHRDIIAALQARDPAQAAEAMRRHLCRVREAYIGSTEPSAHSEHSEPPEHSEQSQHQGDTDGRPTGG from the coding sequence ATGTCCTTCGATCCCATCGTGCAGGTCTCCGTCTCGGAGCAAGTCGCCCAGCGGCTGCTCACGATGATTCGTACCGGGCTGCTCAAGCCCGGTCAGCAACTCCCCCCTGAACGCGATCTCGCGGCCATGCTCGGCGTGGGCCGGCCGGCCGTGCGCGAGGCCATTCGCGGATTGGCGTTGCTGGGCCTGTTACGCATCCGGCAGGGCGAGGGGACGTTCGTCGGCACGCTTCAGACGCGCGAGTTGCTGGAGCCGCTGGAGATGGTGATCGAGTTAAACGCGGGCACGCTCGAAGCGCTGTTCGATGCTCGTCTGGTCATCGAGCCCGGCGTCGCGGCGCTGGCGGCCAGTCAGATGAGCGATGCCCACCTCGCGCGCCTGCACGCGCTGGTCGAGGACGAGCAGTCGCTGCTCGGCAACCCCGAGACCTTCTCGGCGGCCGACATGGCGTTTCACGAGACGATCATCGACGCATGCGATAACCCCTTTCTGCAAAGCATCGCCAACAGTCTGTATCTGCTTGGCAAGAAGAGCCGGCGCGTCACGTCGCAAGTGGCGGGCGTGCTGGAGCGCAGCTTGCAGGATCACCGCGACATCATTGCCGCCTTGCAGGCGCGCGATCCGGCGCAGGCCGCCGAGGCGATGCGCCGGCATTTGTGCCGCGTGCGAGAGGCCTACATCGGCAGCACAGAGCCTTCAGCACATTCCGAACATTCCGAGCCCCCCGAGCATTCCGAACAATCCCAGCATCAAGGAGACACCGATGGCAGGCCGACTGGCGGGTAA
- a CDS encoding calcium:proton antiporter: MSSSKTAKLGHWTMYMPIVALVAWGIAGVLPYGVSLTVCAIALAGAVFSAVHHAETVAHKVGEPFGTLVLAVAVTIIEVALIVSVMLSGGPDKAGLARDTVFAAIMIVSTGIVGLCLLFGGVRHHTQGFHVEGASAALAVLCALSVLTLVLPNYTSSVLGPGLTSSQLAFEGVIALVLYMVFVFVQTVSHRDYFLAKAPSEEVHVPPPSRRTAVLSLGLLVIALLAVVALAKKLSPAVEQAVAEAGAPKAVVGIVIAALVLLPEGLAALRAARANKLQTSLNLALGSALASIGLTIPTVAAVSLFLHIPIELGLAPKETVLLAVTLLVSVISLGTGRTTVLQGAVHLVLFAAFLFLAIVP, from the coding sequence ATGTCCTCCTCAAAGACCGCCAAGCTGGGCCACTGGACCATGTACATGCCGATCGTGGCCCTCGTCGCGTGGGGCATTGCCGGTGTCCTGCCCTACGGTGTCTCGCTCACGGTATGTGCCATCGCCCTCGCCGGTGCGGTGTTCTCGGCCGTGCACCACGCCGAAACTGTCGCTCACAAGGTCGGTGAGCCGTTTGGCACACTGGTCCTCGCCGTGGCCGTGACCATCATCGAAGTGGCGCTGATCGTCTCGGTCATGCTCTCAGGCGGCCCGGACAAAGCCGGTCTCGCCCGCGACACGGTGTTCGCGGCCATCATGATCGTGTCGACGGGGATTGTGGGTCTGTGCCTGCTGTTTGGCGGGGTTCGCCATCACACGCAGGGCTTCCACGTGGAAGGCGCGAGCGCTGCTCTCGCCGTGCTGTGCGCACTCTCGGTGCTCACGCTGGTGCTGCCGAACTACACCAGCTCAGTGCTTGGACCGGGACTCACGTCCTCGCAACTGGCCTTCGAGGGCGTCATTGCGCTGGTGCTGTACATGGTGTTCGTGTTCGTGCAGACGGTAAGCCATCGCGACTACTTTCTCGCGAAGGCGCCCAGTGAAGAAGTCCACGTGCCGCCGCCCTCGCGCCGCACTGCCGTGCTGAGTCTTGGCTTGCTGGTGATCGCGTTGCTCGCAGTCGTCGCGTTGGCGAAGAAGCTGTCGCCGGCGGTGGAGCAAGCGGTGGCCGAAGCGGGTGCGCCGAAAGCGGTGGTGGGGATTGTGATTGCTGCGCTGGTGCTGCTGCCGGAAGGGCTGGCCGCGCTGCGTGCCGCACGTGCCAACAAGCTCCAGACGAGCCTGAATCTGGCACTCGGCTCGGCACTCGCCAGTATCGGCCTGACCATTCCTACGGTGGCGGCCGTCTCCCTGTTCCTCCACATTCCGATCGAACTGGGTCTGGCGCCCAAAGAGACGGTACTGCTGGCGGTCACGCTACTGGTGAGCGTGATCTCGCTTGGCACGGGGCGCACTACGGTGCTGCAAGGTGCGGTTCACCTTGTGCTGTTCGCGGCGTTCCTGTTTCTGGCGATCGTGCCTTAA